A window of Microbacterium lushaniae genomic DNA:
CGTCCACGACCGTGGGGTACGGGTCGCTGTCCAGCGTCAGGTACGGCGCGACCTTCGCCACGCGCTCGCGCGGGTCACGGTCGTAGAGGATCTGCGAGTCCTCGTTGACGTAGTCGGAGAAGAGGATCTGCTCCGACTGGAACTTCAGCGCGTAGATCAGGCGGTTGAAGATGCTGCCGACGCTCGGGCCGCCCTCACCCTCGAACGTCGTGCGGGTGTCGCTGTCGCCGTCGCTGCCGATCGGGTAGTCCAGCTCGATGGGGTCGGTGCCCTCGGGCGCCCCGACGATGGAGTACTCGGGCGAGTACTCGCCGAAGTACACGCGCGGCTGGAAATTCCCGCGCTCGGTCAGGAATCCGCTGGCGGGGATCGCCTGCTCCAGGAACACGGGGTCGCCGTCGGTGGTGCGCTCGTTGCCGGCTGCCGCCACCAGGCCGTAGCCGTGCGTGTACACGAGCGTGGTGTTCTGCCACGACGCGGCGTCGGAGAGCTGCTCCATGTTGAGCTCGCGCACGGCCACGATCGTGTCCTGCGGCTGCCCGTCGATGTCGTACCGGTCGACGTCCAGGACGTCGGGGAACTGGTAGTAGGCGCGGTACTGCTCGAGCTGGCGCACCGTGGGCCCGATGATCGCGGGGTCCATGATGCGGATCTGGGTCGTGGTGGCGGCATCCTCGCGGAGCTGCCCGGCCTCGGCGGTGGTCTCAGCGGTGAAGTTCTGCTTCTCCAGCTCGTTGACGCCGTAGGCCTGCTTGGTCATGTCGATGTTGCGCTGGTAGAACTCGCTCTCCAACGCCAGCTGGTTCGGCCGCACCTGGAACGTGTTGACCACCCACGGGTAGCCCGCCCCCAGCACGATGGCCGAGACGACCAGGAGGGCCGTCGCGATGAGCGGGTAGCGCCAGCGGCCGATCACGGCGGTGACGAAGAAGAGCACGGCCACCAGCGCTGCGATGATCGCGAGGATCGTCTGCCCGGGGATCGTGGCGTTCACACCGGTGTAGCCGGGGCCGGTGATGCGATCGCCGGCCTCGACGAGCGTGCGGTACCGGTCCAGGTACAGGCTGGCGCCCTGCAGCAGCACGTAGAGCCCCGCCAGGACGGCGAGCTGGATGCGGGCGGACTTGGAGATCCGCAGCTCCCGCTGCCCCACGCGCACCGAGCCGTACAGGTAGGACACCAGCGCCGTGACCAGGAGGCAGACCAGGACGACGGCGGAGGCGAACCCGAGTGCGGCGCTGTAGAAGGGCAGGGCGAACAGATAGAACCCGGTGTCCAGGCCGAACTGCGGGTCGACGACCTCGGTGGCCACGCCGTTGAACCACAGCCAGGTGGTCTCCCACTGAGCGGATGCGGCGAATCCGGCGAAGAAGCCGAAGAAGATCGGGATGCCCCACATCGCCAGGCGCCGCAGCGGCTCCACGACCTCCTGGTAGCGGTCCAGCTGCGAGCTCAGCCGCGCGTAGACCGGCCGCAGACGGTACGCGAGCTGGATCGCACCCCACACCGGCACGGCCATGGCGAGGAAGCCCACCACGAACATCACCACGCGGGCGATCCACTGCGTCGTGAGCACCCCCGTGAATCCGAGCTGCGCGAACCACAGCCAGTCGGCGTACAGGCTCGCGAAGACGAAGAACCCCACCACCAGTGCCGCGATGATCGCGAGGCTGATCGCGATGATGCGGCGGGAGCGGTTGGGAGTGGCCGGCTTCGGTGTCGAGGTCGTGGTCACCCCTCCATCCTAGGCGGCTGGCTGTGCAGGTTCGCCGTGCGTCAGGACAGCCGGCGACCGCATCCCGGCCGGGGCACGGGGTCGCGCCGCCGGCTCAGCTGCCGCAGGAGGGCAGCGCGCCCAGGTCGCCGTCGGTCCGGACCGCCTCGAGCACGTCGAGGGCGTCGTCCAGATCGGCGACGGCGAACACCTGCACGCCCGAGGGGATGTGGCCGACCACCTCGTCGCAGTTGCCCTCCGGTGCCAGGAAATACTCGGCGCCGGCGTCGCGGGCGCCGTACAGCTTCTGCCGGATGCCCCCGATCCGCCCGACCTCCCCCTCGGCATCGATCGTCCCGGTGCCGGCTATGCGCTCACCACCGGTGAGGTCTCCCGGGCTCAGCACATCGATGATCCCGAGCGCGAACATCATCCCGGCGCTGGGTCCGCCGACATCATCGAGCTGGATGGTGACATCGACGGGAAGGTCGAACTGCGCCATCAGCTGCACGCCGATGAGCCACGTCGCCTCACCCTCGGACTCGATCTCGCGAGGCGTGACCGAGACCTCCTGGCGCTGCCCCTCGCGGTCGATCACGAGGGTGACGGGTTCTCCCTCGCCGGCCACGACGGCGTCACGCACCTGCTGGGCGTCGGTGGCGGGGATGCCGTCGACGGTGAGGATGACATCGCCCGGTTCCAGGAGGCCCTCGGCGGCGGAGTCGTCGGTGAGCGAGTGCACCGCGATGTGAGAGGTCACCTCGTAGCCCAGCTCCGACAGCGCTGCCGCGGCGGCCTCCTGCTGCGAGTCGACCATGAGCGCGGCGTTCTGCTCGTTGCGCTGCTCGGTGGTCTGCCCCGGCGGGAAGATCGCCTCCAGGGGCAGCACCGCACGGGACGGATCGAACCACGCCACGGCGAGCTCGAACCAGGACGGGCGGCGCTCGGGGTTGCCGACCACCTGGACCGTCAGCAGATCCAGCGCCCCTTCCGGCGGATAGGTCTCGGCGTCCTCGACGGAGATCAGCGGCACCTCGTCGCCGTCGGCGGTCTTCACCGTGCCCAGGGTGTTGTAGACGGGGCCGGGCTGCTGGATGACGTAGGCGGTGGGCAGGAAGGTGATCACCAGGAGCACGACCAGGGCGATGACCAGTGCCCACAGCCCCGTGACGGTGCCTCGGCTGAACCGGGGGCGCGCGGGCGGCACGATCGTGGTGTCCTGGTCGAACAGCGCCACGGGGAACCTTCCTTCGCCTGGTCGTTCGCGACCGGCGTAAGGAAGCGAGGGGCAGCCGGGGAGTGCGAGTGATGCGTGCGACTAGCGTAGAGCGCCAGGAGTAGACCCGGCTGAAAGGCGGCTGAAGTGGCGGACGACGACCGCAGTCCCGAGGAGGAGTTTCAGGAGCTTCTGCGCAAGCTCTTGGCCGGCGAGGGCGGGGCGATCGACCCGGAGCAGCTGTCCCGGCTGTCGGGGATGCCCATCGATCCCGCGACGATGCAGACCATGATGCGTCATCTGCAGGGCGCGTTCGCCTCCGGCGACGAGGGCATCTCCTGGGATCTGGCCAAGCGGCAGGCGCTGCACATCGCGAATCAGAGCAGCCTGGCCATCACCTCGGGTCAGCGCACCGACCTCGACGCCGCCTTCTCCCTCGCCGCCCTGTGGCTCAGCGAGGCGACGACGATCTCCGAACTCCCCACCCCGCCACGGGTCATCACGCGCGGTGCGTGGGTGGAGGAGACCCTTCCGGTGTGGCAGGAACTCGCCGAGCCGGTGGCCACGAGCATCGCCGACGCACTGACGAGCGCGCTGGGCTCGCAGGCCCCCGACGACATGCAGGATCTCATCGCCGGCGCCGGGCGCCTCATGCGCACGGTGGGCGGATCGCTCTTCGCAACCCAGCTCGGCCACGTCGTGGGACGCCTCTCCACCGAGGTGGTCAGCGGCGGTGACGTGGGCATCCCGGTCATGCCCGACGGAGACGCCGCGATCCTGCCGCAGAACTTCGCCGATTTCGGCCGGGATCTGGAGATCCCCGACGATCAGCTGGCCCTCTACCTCGCCACGCGCGAGCTGGCACACGCTCGGCTGTTCCGCCACGCCCGGTGGCTGCGCCTGCACGTCATCTCGCAGGTGCGCGACTTCGCCGCCGGCATCCACGTCGACACCGACGCGCTGGAGGATCTGGCCGGCCGCTTCGACCCGTCCGAGCCCGAGGAACTGCGCCGCGCGCTGGAGAGCGGCGCGCTGCTGCCCGCGCGCTCCGAGGAGCAGACCGCCGCCCTGACCAGGCTCGAGAATCTCCTCGCGACGATCGAGGGCTGGGTGGATGTCGTCACCGCCGAGGCCACGACGCGGCTTCCCTCAGCCGACCGGATCGCGGAGGCCGTGCGCCGCCGCCGCGCCGTGGGCGGGCCCGCAGAGCAGGCGCTGGGATCGCTCGTCGGCCTCGAGCTGCGCCCCCGGCGCATGCGGGAGGCGGCGGCGATGTGGCGTGCCGTGACCGACGCCGTGGGCTCGGCCGGCCGCGATGCCCTGTGGGACTACCCCGACCTCATGCCCGGCGCCGACGACATCGACGACCCGGCGGCACTGGTCGCCCGGGTGTCGGCGCAGGCCCGCGGCGAGGCGCCACAGCACGATGAACTCGACGACGCCCTCGCCCGGCTGCTCGCCGAGGAGGCGGAGAGCGGCGCTTCCGATGGCGCCGCCTCCCCCGATGCCGACGGCGCCGACCCCGGCGACGGCGGCGCGGACGAGCCGGGTCCGGAGGGCCCCCGCCCCGTCTGACCTCTCCTCCCCAGGCGCCCACCCGTCCGCAGTCCGCGGACGGGTGTGGACAGCACGACGCGCGGGCAGGGGGCGACGAGCACAATCGGGGGATGCTGCGCTTGAACCCCGCTCATCCCCCGCTGTGGCGGGATGCCACCACCGTGCAGTTCGGCGTCGACGACGTCGCGCGGCTGGAGGAACCGCAGCCGTGGGAGGAGGTGCTGCTGGCGGATCTGGCCCGTGGCATCCCCGATTCCGCCCTCCCGGGGCTGCTGAAGACGCGGCGGATCCGTCCGGCCGAGGCCGAGGCTTTCTTCGCGGAACTGCAGCCGGTGCTCGAGCGTACGCGCCCCCCAGCGCGGATCGTGCTGCAGACCACCGACGAGTCCGACCCCGGCCTCAGGGCGGCGGTGGCCGGCGCGCTGGCACGCACGGGCGCGCACGTGCGCGAGGCCCGCTGGTCGCCGTTCGCCACCACGGACGTGCCCCCGGGATGGACCGCCGTGGTGCTGGCTGCGCACCTGGTCGAGCCGCGCCGGGCGGCCGCCCTCGTCTCCGCAGACACCCGCCATGCCCCGCTGGTGTTCGACGGCGCCGGCGCCGTCGTCGGCCCCGTCATCGAGCCCGGGATCACCGCGTGCCTGGCCTGCGATGCAGCGCACGCCCGCGACGCCGACCCGGCGTGGCCGGTCGTGGCCAGTCAGCTCATGGGCCGCACGTGCACCGTCGACGCCGATCTGGCGGTGGAGGCGGCACGCGTGGCGGCGCAGCTGGTCACCATCCCGACGGCGACTCCCGCGCGCTCCGTACGTCTGCGCGCGGACGCACCGAACCGCGTGTGGCGGGTGCATCCGCCGCACGAAGACTGCGCGTGCCGATCTCTTGCAGGAACCGCGACGGATTACGCGCCATCCGCCCGCGCCCGCGCGACCAGCTCACCGACAGGGTTCGCCCGGCCCGCGTGATGCCGACGTAGGCGAGACGGCGTTCTTCGTCGATGTCCTCGAAGGAGGTGGCGTAGGAGATCGGCAGCAGCCCTTCGCTCAGGCCCACCAGATGCACGTGGTCCCACTCCAGGCCCTTCGCCGCATGCAGCGTGGCGAGGGTGACCGTCCGTGTCGTGGGCTCGTGCTGATCCTTCGCACGTGCGACCAGACCGTCGGTGAAGGCGCGCAGGCTGGTTCCGGGTTCGGCGTTCTCGGCCAGTCGCAGGATCGCCGCCCGCGCCTCCCATGAGTCCCGCAGTGCGCCGCCGGCCGGCGGCGGCTCATCCGTGAGTCCGAGCGAGCGCAGCACGTCGCGCACCGTGGTGACGAAGTCGGTTTCGATGGGTGCGACCGAGGCGGCCCGCAGGGCGAGGACCGCCTGGCGCACCTCGGGCTGATCGAAGAAGCGCCGGCCGCCGAGCACAGTGGTGGCAACGCCCGCTGCGGCCAGGGCGGCGAGGAGGGCCGCGGACTGCGCGTGCGAGCGGTACAGCACCGCGATCGCGGAGGGTTCGACGCCGCCGGCGATCGCGTCGGCGATCGAGCGTGCCACGGCCGCGGCCTCCGCCTCGTCGTCCTCGAACGCGCGGACCACCGGCGTGGGCGCGGCGCCGCCGGGGCGGGCGGGCACGAGTTCGAGCGCGCCGGGGCGACCCCGCATGAGGGCGTTGGCCACCTCGAGCACGGGCGCGGCCGACCGGTAGTTCGTCTCCAGCCGGAACAGCTGGGCGTCTTCGTGCGTGCGGGGGAAATCGAGCAGATACCGCGCGTCGGCGCCGGCGAACGAGTAGATCGTCTGGCTGGCATCGCCCACGACGCACAGGTCGCGCCGGTCGCCCAGCCACAGCTGCAGCAGACGGTACTGCAGGGGCGAGACATCCTGGAACTCGTCGACGGTGAAGTGGCGGTACTGCTCGCGCACCTCCTGCGTGACGCGCGGTTCGGCCTCCAGCATCCCCGCGCACGTGAGCAGCACGTCCTCGAAGTCCATCTGACGCCGCTCGTCCTTGAGCTTCTCGTACGCGCGCTGCAGGTCGGCCACCTGCTGCACGTCCAGGCGCCCGATTCCGGAGGGTCGTGCGGCCACGAAG
This region includes:
- a CDS encoding UPF0182 family protein, which produces MTTTSTPKPATPNRSRRIIAISLAIIAALVVGFFVFASLYADWLWFAQLGFTGVLTTQWIARVVMFVVGFLAMAVPVWGAIQLAYRLRPVYARLSSQLDRYQEVVEPLRRLAMWGIPIFFGFFAGFAASAQWETTWLWFNGVATEVVDPQFGLDTGFYLFALPFYSAALGFASAVVLVCLLVTALVSYLYGSVRVGQRELRISKSARIQLAVLAGLYVLLQGASLYLDRYRTLVEAGDRITGPGYTGVNATIPGQTILAIIAALVAVLFFVTAVIGRWRYPLIATALLVVSAIVLGAGYPWVVNTFQVRPNQLALESEFYQRNIDMTKQAYGVNELEKQNFTAETTAEAGQLREDAATTTQIRIMDPAIIGPTVRQLEQYRAYYQFPDVLDVDRYDIDGQPQDTIVAVRELNMEQLSDAASWQNTTLVYTHGYGLVAAAGNERTTDGDPVFLEQAIPASGFLTERGNFQPRVYFGEYSPEYSIVGAPEGTDPIELDYPIGSDGDSDTRTTFEGEGGPSVGSIFNRLIYALKFQSEQILFSDYVNEDSQILYDRDPRERVAKVAPYLTLDSDPYPTVVDGRIKWVIDGYTTSANYPYSSGVSLSQAIADSNNVAPRYALDEINYIRNSVKATVDAYDGSVTLYAWDDEDPVLQSWQNVYPTTLKPYSEMSADLMAHVRYPTDLFKVQRAMLGVYHVDDARSFYQRDNAWATPDDPQDGDRLQPPYYLTMQMPGQDVPTYSMFTTFIPSSQGASRNVLTGYLAVDSNAGAEAGVKGEGYGKLRMLVIDSATTVPGPGQVQNTFDSDTAVSSQINILQQGQSEVLNGNLLTLPVGGGLLYVQPVFVQSSGGTQLPQLRRVLVAFGDQIAFEDTLSEALDVLFGGDSGADTGDGEVIPTEPDQAPTEPGEDTGEEPETPSVPADEYEAALEEARTALTERQAALQAGDFAAFGEADARLTAAVERLLALEESQGEE
- a CDS encoding PDZ domain-containing protein; this translates as MALFDQDTTIVPPARPRFSRGTVTGLWALVIALVVLLVITFLPTAYVIQQPGPVYNTLGTVKTADGDEVPLISVEDAETYPPEGALDLLTVQVVGNPERRPSWFELAVAWFDPSRAVLPLEAIFPPGQTTEQRNEQNAALMVDSQQEAAAAALSELGYEVTSHIAVHSLTDDSAAEGLLEPGDVILTVDGIPATDAQQVRDAVVAGEGEPVTLVIDREGQRQEVSVTPREIESEGEATWLIGVQLMAQFDLPVDVTIQLDDVGGPSAGMMFALGIIDVLSPGDLTGGERIAGTGTIDAEGEVGRIGGIRQKLYGARDAGAEYFLAPEGNCDEVVGHIPSGVQVFAVADLDDALDVLEAVRTDGDLGALPSCGS
- a CDS encoding zinc-dependent metalloprotease, translating into MADDDRSPEEEFQELLRKLLAGEGGAIDPEQLSRLSGMPIDPATMQTMMRHLQGAFASGDEGISWDLAKRQALHIANQSSLAITSGQRTDLDAAFSLAALWLSEATTISELPTPPRVITRGAWVEETLPVWQELAEPVATSIADALTSALGSQAPDDMQDLIAGAGRLMRTVGGSLFATQLGHVVGRLSTEVVSGGDVGIPVMPDGDAAILPQNFADFGRDLEIPDDQLALYLATRELAHARLFRHARWLRLHVISQVRDFAAGIHVDTDALEDLAGRFDPSEPEELRRALESGALLPARSEEQTAALTRLENLLATIEGWVDVVTAEATTRLPSADRIAEAVRRRRAVGGPAEQALGSLVGLELRPRRMREAAAMWRAVTDAVGSAGRDALWDYPDLMPGADDIDDPAALVARVSAQARGEAPQHDELDDALARLLAEEAESGASDGAASPDADGADPGDGGADEPGPEGPRPV
- a CDS encoding ATP-dependent helicase, producing MARRPTVSALDNLDDHQRAAASALRGPVCVLAGAGTGKTRVITHRIAHGVDTGAYSPGRVMAVTFTAKAAGEMRGRLRALGIDGVAARTFHAAALAQLNYFWPSLTGDGAPALVSNKVKLLAHAADGIGLSPDTPTLRDVASAIEWRKITMRSVDAFVAARPSGIGRLDVQQVADLQRAYEKLKDERRQMDFEDVLLTCAGMLEAEPRVTQEVREQYRHFTVDEFQDVSPLQYRLLQLWLGDRRDLCVVGDASQTIYSFAGADARYLLDFPRTHEDAQLFRLETNYRSAAPVLEVANALMRGRPGALELVPARPGGAAPTPVVRAFEDDEAEAAAVARSIADAIAGGVEPSAIAVLYRSHAQSAALLAALAAAGVATTVLGGRRFFDQPEVRQAVLALRAASVAPIETDFVTTVRDVLRSLGLTDEPPPAGGALRDSWEARAAILRLAENAEPGTSLRAFTDGLVARAKDQHEPTTRTVTLATLHAAKGLEWDHVHLVGLSEGLLPISYATSFEDIDEERRLAYVGITRAGRTLSVSWSRGRGRMARNPSRFLQEIGTRSLRAADAPATRGSVRPRADVRSARESPSGW